TATGATTGTATACCATGTAAAGTAAACTTAGCTCGTAGATGAGTACTATTTGGGGGGACCGTGGCAGAATACATTATTTGTGAGAGCATCCGGAAACAATTTTACATCTGTGTTTGCACTGCGATTTTGCGTTTGTAGTTTGGTTTACTCATGTTATTTTCTGTTGgatggttttggttttggttctaCCTTCGTTTTTCtgagtaaaattttatttagttttgacCCATGGATTCATGGTCGTTTTTGTGACCGAAATGATGGAAAGTAAAAAATGGTTGAGATTCCGAAGAACCTaacatatatcaatttttgGGTTGAACAATTCGCGACCAAATTATGGATTATCATATGTCCTTTCTCTTGAGAAACAATGAagagttaagaaaagaaaatgtgagctttgatttaaaaaaagggaaatgctaacaagtgccctaaggcAATTGATACGAAGTTTAAAGTGGAAGGTTTGTCTTATAAGTTGTGTATTTAATacattgaaacattaaaaagtaacttttttaacataaaattcatgaattatttccttttttgaatccttaacaagggcacttgttagtaagacccttaaaaaaataatcagatTCATCTTATCTGCAACAATTTTAAGTTGATTGTTTCATGCTCGGGGAAGAGACATCAAAGGAATTGTTCCTGGTTTGTCCCCCGATCGACAAGCAGTCTTACAACAGTCGGTGAATTCGAAACTATGACCTTCGCGTCCAATCCTCAGAACCAATCATTTTACCAATGTGTTGGGAATATAGTTTGTTCCTTAGTGATGTTGGGAACCAATAATTTTACCACTTGGGTTGCCTAGTAGTGTTTACCGTGTGACCTTGGAGTATACTCCTCCTCAAAGTCTCACGTTCGATTCtttagtttaacttcttaaaaaaaaaaaatcttggtcTAATTGTctagaaaaaaagaagaaaaaactcaaacattATCCTTATGTTggtatattatgtattatttatttttgagatgtagatcttattctttttttatttactttttttgtgtCAAATTGacttgatattttatatattaaaaactattttgttatttcaaagacaatttctattattttcaaaatacaacaacttaaatataaaatgtatCGGGTTATTTCAAACCCCAAAAACCCAAGCAATGGGTACTAAACTCAAAACCCATGACCCAACACAATCGGGTTTTGACTCtcgtgagtgagtgagtgatgATGTAATAAGATTGTTTGTCTTACAAAATCCAGTGAAATAAACCGTACagtactttcattttttttacttacaaAAACAAACTGCGCCAAAGTTATAAActtgaaagagagaagaaacaaattagaagaagaagaagaaaaatggaaaatctTGTTAACTCTTTTTCGGTGTTGGAACTTGATGCTGACGATAGCACCATTCAACCTCTTTCTCTTCCTTCTGGTATTATTCAATCTTcacttcttttttattattagggTTTCAATACTGTTCATGTTTATTatacaaatcaatcaatttatttttcttttttctgttttcaattACAAGAAATGTATTTCATGTCTACCATGCTGGGTGTACTTCATTTTACTGCTCaaatgctttaaaaaaaaaatcatttttttactttggTGAATCTTTGAAGAACCAACAccaacacgacactgacacatgtttgatctgaagtgtcggtgctacagagTTTGTGATTATTGTAATTAAGCATGTGCTTCGTGTGTTGCGGAATTTAAGATGCACAATTATGGTATGGTAGATTAACAACAATCGAGCCTTATCCCACTAGGTTCTAGAAAAGATAGAAAATCTTTATTGGCGTGATTAGATAGATCCTGATCAAAATAGGTGAAAAACTGCAAtaccaaagttttttttttttaatcgactGTTGCTTGTAACCAGAAGTGTATGTTCGCATGGAGGGTTTTGGAGGGAAAGGAAAGGATGGTATGATTTTTCCGTTTTGAATTATGAGAGTTAtgtaaatttgataaaaatgacCAAGGCACTAGGACATTAAGCTTTATGATAAAATGTCATTCTTTCCGGTTCGTTCTGAAATTATCAAATTGGAGAATAGGTTTTTGAAATGAATATTTTACGCTTCTTTTCCCTCTAAACTCCTCCATCCAAACATGCTATAAGTAGTTAAATAGGTGATTTGGTATACGTGTTCCAGAACCTAAGTGGGGATGcaggaagaaaagaaacagcATTTATAACCTTCAGTGAATCTGATTTCAGTTCCTGGGAGATCATTGCTCAATGCAAGATTCTGTTATGCAGCCAATTAAACAACTATGCTTGGTAGTTTTTGCGTCGTTGAGTCATCAGTGAGGCTAATCTAGTTGTAATAATGCATCTTCTTTAGCTATATTGTTACCTATGCTTATGTGTTACCTCTTTGCCTGtcatttttatgtaaattaATAACCAGTTCTAAAATTTCTGGACCAATGCTTACATGTGGTtgtgttattattatgttaattcgTAAGTTTGTAAAGAAGCAGCTGCAATATACTTTCTTGGTGCAGGTAGTAGTGGAAAGAAAGCTAACGGCAAAGCTTTACCAGTGAAAATTGAGAAACAAGATCAACACAATCCATATTTGTCTGATTACAGGTTACCTCTTGTCTGGATTGACTTGGAAATGACTGGTGAGCAAGTAGAATGTGTTACTTCGAGAGTGGCAAAGCTCTCGATCAGTACATTGAAACTTCTGGTTAAATCTTTTGTGTGTTTTCACTTTGCAGGTTTGAATATTGAATTGGATAGAATTCTGGAGATTGCTTGTATAATTACAGATGGAAACTTAACCAAATCAGTGGAGGTATATAATTATTTGATGTTACATTTTGCATGCTTGCTGTTTTTTATTTAGAGGATTGTCTTCTTGCATCAGTATATTTTGAATGACATTCTACATTTCCAGTCTCTAGCCAGTAACTTCCCtgtttttttaacttatttccTCTGTTTTTCTATGGGAAAACTTGTTTAATCCATAACTCACCTTGCTTGACATTCATGTGCTTGCAAGCTAGAAGTTGTTGTGTCATACCAAGTGTTAGTAGAGCTTAAAGCACCAAATGatccttcaatatgttttactaGTTACAATTTGATTTGCTACAAGTTAAAAGGCTGGAATATTGCTATTAAAATGGCACAACTATTGATAAAATTTAACATCACAAAATTGATGTTCCTGGCTTCtagatttgaaaattattaagaaaGCTTCTGAAAAATTGATATGTAGATATTAGTTTTAACTTATACAAgaagttaattaaaaaaactcatagtCGTAGTTAATGTACTTTTCttgtaatatttcttttttttttaagtgattgaAAAGCTAATCGACAAAGGCTCTAAGTATAAAATATAATCGACAAAGACTCTAAGTATAAAATATGTGCTTTTTCattataaatttgaaatattatttatcaGGTTTTAACTAGTGATCATATTCATAGCCTCCACCCTTATTTAAAGAAGGAGGGGAAGTGTTACTAGATCAAACGTTTGTAAACAGAATCCCTTGGTACTAGATGGAAGTGTTAATTGCAGTTGATTACATATTTATCTATTATATTTAAGTAAAAAACTGATTTAGTATGGATGATCACCTTGGATTGTGTCTGAAAGAAATTATCTACTATTTTAGGGTCCTGATCTGGTCATACATCAAACTAAGGAGTGCCTTGACGGGATGGGAGAATGGTGTAAAAGTCATCACGCTGCTAGTGGTAAGTAGAAGTTTGATGCTTATGTTAATTTGCATTTTGATTTGTTGGTTCTCCTTAACATTATtaaatccctttctttttcctgttgaattgaattttgaaggtaTTGACTAACGGTTTTCAATGAATGTAGGGTTAACAAAAAAGGTGCTTCAGAGTACAATTAGTGAAAGAGAAGCTGAAGAACAGGTTTGTAGTAACTATACCATACCATGTAATTGACATGCTCTCATTTCGTGGGAACTtacatttctattttaaataggagcaatattatcatatattttcaatgaatttaaaaatattgttctctCTTTCATATAGATAGAATGAGACAGATGAAATGGCTAAGCTCATCTATTAGGATTGTATAATCCCAGCATCTATGCATATAGATGGGAATTGAGTTCTCATTAAGTTCATAAAGAATACTGGCGGGACTCAGTCCCTGTTAGGGAACTCTTGGCGGCTATTAGACATTAGTGTTATTGTTCCTATCACAGAACCTGTTATCTTCCCTCTCTAATGATTCACGGTGTTAGAATGAGTATTTGAAATAAAcgtattattaattttacagTTTACTTGGCCAGTTTGTGATCCCATGTTAAGAGCTAATTACATTTACAAACATATGCGATTTCCAAATTTCTTCCTAAAATCATCAATAAGAGATAATCGTTTCTCTACAGAATGTGGCAGATCTTGTACTTGTCCATAGCTGTTAAGTGTTTGCAAATGTAACTTAAACAGCTGGGATTTAGTATCCTACTCCTATATCAAGCCAATTATGTCAGTCATTGCAAATCATATTATGAGATAATGGTTTGGCTACCTTTTTCCCGTACATCGTCCCTTGATCTGTGAGGCAACTGATTAAGTTTCTATTTTGCAGGTTATTGAATTCGTTAAGAAACATGTTGGAGGTACTTACAAACCTCTCTTGGCAGGAAATTCGATATATGTGGATTTACAATATATGAAGGTATCGAGGCTACCATAATAAAGTAGTCGATAGTGTACTTGtgaattttatgttttcatattGTTGAAGCATCGATTAACGTGTTGATATGGTCATCTGTAAATTCTTGGTATCATCAGTTTTATTTGAGACCTACTATTCCTATGTTGAAATGTTTCATGACATGTCTTAACTTCAATTTCGCAGAAATACATGCCAGAATTGGCGGGGATCTTCTCTCATGTGGTTGTTGATGTTAGTAGTATTTCAGCTCTTTGCATTCGCTGGTATCCTAAAGGTGAGAAATTAAACCTTTCATTGGTAATTAGTGCATAGCCTTTCAAAAGATGAGAAACAAGGCCATAGTTGGTTTCTGGTTATATGGTCCTTGTTTATTGATTCTTTCTAGGATTAAATATAGTgtctttacaaaaaaaatattcatttttagtccttttgagAATACAAAAATTGTGTACTTATATGTAAAGGATTATGAATGATTTGTGCAGATCAGAAAAAAgtacctacaaaacaaaaaaggcaCAGAGCTCTGGATGATATTAGAGAAAGTATTGAGGAACTTAAATACTACAAGGCAAACATTTTCAAGCCAAAGGTCAAAAAATGATAGTATTGCTAACAAGAAAACATGTGAATTTTGACAAGTGCAAATCTCATTGTTATGAAGTGTATTTTTTGCAGTTATTGCACACTCACATTTAAAATTATAGAGAACTCTGAcatttaaaattaactcatttcAGTTgttgtacaatcattttattGTCTATTACAGTGCCCAAAAAAGTGTTTTGCTTATGCTAAAGGCGATGATTTTGAAATCATATACCAGAGATTGAACAACCAAAGACATTGGTAcacatgattttttgttttaatatttttggcaAAGGCTGTTCACAGGTTGCAccaatgatagttttttattttgacaaatgaaACAATGAtagttaaatttatattttaacgaAAAGTGAAATTTCAGttaaaacaaaagttaaaatttatatttatatcaaaatgATTTGCAATATAAAGAACAACATTAAAAAGGTTGAAGATAAATTTTAtagataattttttctttttttatagagaTGACCAATTTTATGTATATAGACATAGAATTttgtaaatgttattttggcAAATCTAGACATTCCCGCATATAACTGAAAACTAATCATTCAAGATACTGTCGGTGCAACGAGGAACTATTTTTAAGCTGAGTTACTCCACTCAAAAGTATATCCTTGAACCTATTTGCTTAAAGGATTCAAGCTCTTTTCACTGAGATCAACTTAtgtaggggtgttcaaaaccgaaccaacccaatagaaaaaccgcaaaccgaaccaacccaaatcgaaaccgcaaaaaaccgcacttggttcggatgagttcggatgacttttagactgaaccgcgcggttcggttcggtttgcggtttgcatctcagcaaccgaaccaaactaaaCCAAACCGCAAAAATACTCAATGTTATTAAACTAAGTAATTACTGTACTAGCCCAATACCAAAGTGAacccaagcccaagcccaacACTATCCAgctattcatttcatttcagtATTCGGAGACtcatttcaattcattttccTTAGGGTTTCTGGCTGCGTACCTCAATCTCTCCCATAATCCAAATTCCATCTCCCATATAATCCAAATTTCATCTCCTTTAATTCGATTTTCCCATTGTTGCATCATCAGGTTCGATTCTAATTCCTTTCCATCTCCTTCAATTCATTTCCAATGatgaatttgtttcattttcttcccAATAATTTGATTCatgcttatgtttcttcttaattttacctattttaatataagttgTGTTTGAATTTAATATGGTTAGTTATAATTTTACCTGTTATGactatatatgattatatgttatcgaaaaaaggaaaaaaaaaaaagaaaagaagacgAAGCTCTCAATTATACGACTATATATGactatatatgatatgattatatatttaagatcttatgttgataattttaagaaaattcatGTGTATCTAGATTCTAGACACTACAGTAGTAGACGGTGATATTGCAATTGTTTCCTTGGCCTATTTTAGAAACTTTATTTCACTATTTTGTATTGAATTTAATAtggttaattataattttaactaTTTTGATTAGTCATATAATTATATGTCTATATCTGAACtataaaattatatgttgtCTATATCTTAGTGTACTTAGCCTTTGGAGCATTTACTATTTTGTGAATTGTATAATTATACTGTGAATTTGTACTCAAGACAACTTGTCCAATACCACACTGCAGAAACTAcacaatattcattttttactGTCATTCATGAGTGCCATTCATTTTGAAGTTTAGAATTTTCTACATACAGctgtttatgatttttgttttttaactttAGATATGACTATCGATAAGGAAGTGAGTTCTAATGCAACCTTTAATGCTTTAATATCCACATACGAAAATCAGGTAAAATtgcataataagttgtttatcttatTCGCTGCCTTGTTGGTATTTCTTAATTGAAAATAACATGTTATTCATCTTTTTAGCAGGCTGAAAATACTCTATCACAAATGCCTACA
Above is a genomic segment from Medicago truncatula cultivar Jemalong A17 chromosome 5, MtrunA17r5.0-ANR, whole genome shotgun sequence containing:
- the LOC25494927 gene encoding oligoribonuclease, which codes for MENLVNSFSVLELDADDSTIQPLSLPSGSSGKKANGKALPVKIEKQDQHNPYLSDYRLPLVWIDLEMTGLNIELDRILEIACIITDGNLTKSVEGPDLVIHQTKECLDGMGEWCKSHHAASGLTKKVLQSTISEREAEEQVIEFVKKHVGGTYKPLLAGNSIYVDLQYMKKYMPELAGIFSHVVVDVSSISALCIRWYPKDQKKVPTKQKRHRALDDIRESIEELKYYKANIFKPKVKK